A single genomic interval of Balaenoptera musculus isolate JJ_BM4_2016_0621 chromosome 14, mBalMus1.pri.v3, whole genome shotgun sequence harbors:
- the RNMT gene encoding LOW QUALITY PROTEIN: mRNA cap guanine-N7 methyltransferase (The sequence of the model RefSeq protein was modified relative to this genomic sequence to represent the inferred CDS: deleted 1 base in 1 codon): MENSAKAEECEKISHEEAKTSIDSETESSLIVNENTTSPGTGLSEKAPTCGQVDTPKKRKMEFEDDLVKESSSCGEDTPSKKRKLDAEIAPEEKGSGDDEGISRKRIMETDGFPEDEPTGDGTQKRRKIELEDVPEKQKNLEEGHSSAVAAHYNELQEVGLEKRSQSRIFYLRNFNNWMKSVLIGEFLEKVRLKKKRDITVLDLGCGKGGDLLKWKKGRIDKLVCTDIADVSVKQCQQRYEDMKNRCRDNEYIFSAEFITADCSKELLIDKFRDPEMCFDICSCQFVCHYSFESYEQADVMLRNACERLSPGGYFIGTTPNSFELIRRLEASETESFGNEIYTVKFQKKGAYPLFGCKYDFNLEGVVDVPEFLVYFPLLNEMAKKYNMKLVYKKTFLEFYEEKIKNSENKMLLKRMQALEPYPANENSKLASEKADDYEHAAKYMKNSQVRLPLGTLSKSEWEATSIYLVFAFEKQQ, translated from the exons atggaaaattctgcAAAAGCAGAGGAATGTGAAAAGATCTCTCATGAAGAGGCAAAAACATCAATAGATTCAGAAACAGAGTCTTCACTCATTgttaatgaaaacacaacctctCCTGGGACTGGGCTTTCTGAAAAGGCTCCTACTTGTGGGCAAGTAGACactccaaaaaagagaaaaatggagttTGAAGATGATCTTGTAAAGGAAAGTTCTAGTTGTGGGGAAGATACTCcatccaagaaaagaaaacttgatgCTGAAATTGCCCCAGAGGAAAAAGGTTCTGGTGATGATGAAGGCAtttcaaggaaaagaataatGGAAACTGACGGTTTTCCAGAAGATGAACCTACTGGAGATGGCactcagaaaaggagaaaaatagaactTGAAGATGTTCCTGAAAAGCAAAAG aactTGGAGGAAGGACACAGCTCAGCAGTGGCCGCTCACTACAATGAACTCCAGGAAGTTGGTTTGGAGAAGCGTAGCCAAAGTAGAATTTTTTACCTAAGAAACTTTAATAATTGGATGAAAAGTGTCCTCATTg gagaatttttagaaaaggtgcgactg aaaaaaaaacgtGATATCACTGTTTTGGACCTGGGATGTGGTAAAGGTGGAGATTTGCTCAAgtggaaaaagggaagaattgACAAGCTAGTTTGTACCG ATATTGCTGATGTTTCTGTCAAACAGTGTCAGCAGCGGTACGAGGACATGAAAAATCGTTGTCGTGATAATGAGTATATTTTCAGTGCAGAATTTATAACTGCTGATTGTTCaaag gAACTTTTGATTGATAAGTTTCGTGACCCAGAAATGTGCTTTGACATCTGCAGTTGTCAGTTTGTCTGCCATTACTCATTCGAGTCCTATGAGCAGGCTGACGTCATGCTCAGAAATGCATGTGAGAGACTGAGCCCTGGAGGCTATTTTATTGGTACCACTCCCAATAGCTTTGAATTGAT AAGACGCCTTGAAGCTTCAGAAACAGAATCATTTGGAAATGAAATATATACtgtgaaatttcagaagaaaGGAGCTTATCCTTTATTTGGCTGCAAATATGACTTCAACTTGGAAGGTGTTGTGGATGTCCCTGAATTCTTGGTCTATTTTCCATTGCTAAATGA AATGGCAAAGAAGTACAATATGAAACTAGTCTACAAAAAAACATTTCTGGAATTCTATGAGGAAAAGATTAagaacagtgaaaataaaatgctgtTAAAACGAATGCAGGCCCTGGAG CCATATCCTGCAAATGAGAATTCCAAACTTGCATCTGAGAAGGCGGATGACTATGAACATGCAGCAAAGTACATGAAGAACAGTCAAGTGAGGTTGCCATtg ggAACCTTAAGTAAATCAGAATGGGAAGCTACAA